The DNA region GCTCCTGTTTTATGTAGTACCAGTCTAGCATATAGAAGTCATGAATCTTTTTCTTACAAAATGAGATATTTCCAAACTCCTTACGCATTACAGAGGTCACCTCTTCCATTCATGAACAAAGCAAGAAAGCCCTCTGCAGGATGCTCACCTTGCTGAAGTGACTCTCTATTAAGGCTTGAAGTTTCTCTGACATGCTCTCAATCTTCATGGTGGTTGATAGGAAATCCTCTAACAATTCTTTCATACTCTTCAGCTCTGTGACTAGATGATACAGAGGATTATTCCAGGAGTACAGTAGCACGAGTGTCCACTTAGTAATGTTTTCATTCTAAGCAACCATAAGAAACAGTTTCgttaaaataatcataattcaGTGGTTTTGGTAACATGTGATCTTTGCTCAGAGCAGCTAACCTAAACAACTTTTGGTTATTCCTATGTGCATGCAAAGATTTTTGAAGGCAGTAAATGTTGCAAAAGTATAAAAAATTAGCTGTTCGTTCACAGTTTgctgaaatataaaaatctagGTTATTTTAGAAACTAATTCTTCTGATGAGTTCTATATAACATGAAGATTTTTCAATTTCCTCTGAAATTCTACCACCACTCAGTGAGTTCTTCTGTGTTTGTATATTTGCGTGAGAGAATCTAAGTATTTATGGCAAGTCAGTACGTGCCTGCAGTGCCTGACCCAGGAAAGAGGGATTCCACCTGTGCCCATGTCATTGTCACCCAGtgattcatttgtattaatgAATCAGATGAGTCCTTCGTATTGATGTTTGATCGGTAATTGTTTTATGATATTACAACAAAGAGACAAGGAAGAAGACATGGCATTCCTAAACAGACTTCTCTCCTCAGCTGATCCCGACACCAGCCCCCTGCTGACATCAGAAGAGTCTGTTTTGTTGACATGTTTCCGGGCAGAAAATGGCACAGCATTGTCTTTAGTAATAGCATCAGTGGGATTCACAATGGAGGGTTTTCCCCCTAGTTCACTACTACTAGCAGAATTCAGCATGAAAATCCTGGGGCTGAAGAACGCTAGTTAATATGCTTGATTTCTTTACAGCCATGAACTGTCTTACTGGTAAAGAACAGAAAACTGAATATGATTAAATATAGTAATGCACATAAAGTGCTTAGTAAAATGTGAGGCCAGGTAGTAACTCtcaataaactttaaatttaagCTTATTGAACaatccctcctcttcttcctctttgtcctttttcctttactttttcacCCTCATTATTAATGAGCTTAACAGAGGAAAAGAATGCTGGTATCGTTAAGAGGGTTGTAGAGAGAGAAGATTGAATTATAAGGGGGGatgcatgtgaaaatattttaaataatgttaggAGGAACGATAATTCAGGAAATCAGAAAGGAGAGATTATAACTGTGAAAATTTGGAGCTGCAATAAATGATTGAGTCTTGATATGTAAACTGTGTTGTCCTCAGAACAGAGGCAATTTTTGCTGCCATGAGAAgcaagttcggttcagttgctcagtcgtgtccgactctttgcgagccgatgaattgcagcacgcaaggcctccctgtccatcaccgtctcccggagttcactcagactcacgtccatcgagtccgtgatgccatccagccatctcatcctctgtcgtccccttctcttcctgcttccaatccctcccagcatcagagtcttttccgatgagtcaaatcttcatatgatgaggtggccaaagtactggagtttcagctttagcatcattccttccaaagaaatcccagggttgatctccttcagaatggactggttggatctccttgtagtccaagggagtctcaagagtcttctccaacaccacagttcaaaaacatcaattctttgctgctcagcctttttcacagtccaactctcacatccatacctgactactagaaaaaccatagccttgactagatggaccttagttggcaaagtaatgtctctgcttttgaatatattatctaggttggtcataacttttcttccaaggagtaagcctcttttaatttcatggctgcaatcaccatctgcagtgatgttttATAGACCATTGTGGGGGAGACGTACAAATTAAGGATAAAAGGTGACAGAGGAGTCATTGAGAATGACAAATGAAGGAGGTGTCAGAGAAGTACAAGCAGAATCAGGAGAGCCTTGAAAGGCAGATGCAAGGGCTTGGGTGGTGCAGTATAGGATTCCGAAGTAGGAGTCATTAGTAACAGGGAGTACTCAAAACTGGCGTGTGTTTCTTTCATATTCATGAATTTTGCAATCTTATATTTTACACATGGAAGTTCCCATTCATTTCCTGTTTCCATCCAGAATAATAGCTGCAGTCCTGTGTCTAACGCATTGGTTGAACTAAAGTTGTCTGCATGGACAATTTATAGATCTGTTATCTATCTTGCTACTACAAATCTTTAGTCATTCCTTGATTTTGCTCATGCTTAATGAACTGCTTAATATAATTTCTCTTCAATTGCTTATGGTTCCTCCACCGTTTTCTGCATGTACAGTTACCATAACCTCTAATGATCTGACGTCTGGTAATCTACATACTGTCTCATCTGAAACGGTGAAAAACCCAGGTGAAAGACTCACGTTTTCCTGGTTGACTTTATCTCTTTCTTCCGGAAAATGGAAGGAATTGGTGTGGCAGGTGTTGGTGACATTGATATAGTACAGTTTGCCCTGGGCATATTTTTCATCCTGAAAATGATCAGGCAATTAGTTAGTGTTGTTGGGCATTCAGTAGATGAACCCATTAACAGAACATTAACATCTTTGATAGATGTGAATTTTTTTAACGGGGGGGGGGGTCATCACAAAATTTGAAAGTCATGCTTGTCTACTTTTCTATACATTGTctctataaaaatgattttacataTAACTTTTCTAAGTTTAACCTTTTCCATTCTCTGTTTTATAattgtcttcttctttttttttttttttttttactatttgaaCCAAATATTGTACATATGTAGCAATATTTGGTGCTTCCTAGGGgacagcagtggtaaagaatattcctgccaatgcaagagatataacaagactcaggtttgatccctaggtgaggAGCATCACTGACAAGAGGGTACAGCAGcgtactccaggattcttgcctggccagccctatggacagaggagcctgttgggctacagttagTAGGATTGCaaggattggacacaactgaagtgacttagaatgcatgcatgcacctaTATTTAACCATTTAAATTCTTGTTTACCTGgaagagttggaaaaaaaaaatgggcagtgaAATGGAGGATGAAAAAAAATCTAGTGAGTAAAAAGAACTACGTGAATTGAATAGAAACCTTTAGCACCGCCTTTTATTAGCTGTCTGCTCTACTGTGTGCTCCTTGACTGACCTAAAAGAATTAACATACAACTTTCAAATAAATTCCTCAGAAAACAAATAATTGTTTCCAATTGTAAACACCCCCTCTATAGTAGCTGGGAACCTATTCACTGCAAATCTTAAAACAATAATTTGTAGCTTTAAAAAACTACAAGTATTCATTTTTGTGACTGGGATTCAGCTTTGTTTAACTTGTTCCATCCACCTAGTTCActgcagagctgctgctgctgctattaagtcacttcaatcgtgtccaactctgtacaaccccatagacggcagccaacaagctcccccgtccctggcattctccaggcaagagcactggagtgggtttccatttctttctccaatgcctgaaagagaaaagtggaaatgaagttcctcagtcatgtccgactcttagcgactccatataccgcacctaccaggctcctcaatacatgggattttccaggcaagagtattggagttggttgccattgccttctcactgCAGAGCAGTTCTCATTTATTGACTATTACTCTGAGCCTGGAGAAGAAAGCCCACGGAGACCTTGAAGGACCAGAAAATCGATATGCTTCCTTTCCCCAGTCCCACCTAAAAGTGCTTTGTGTCAGGTAGTATTGTGGACTGAATGTGTGTTCTTCAGATTCCTGTGTTAGAGACCTAACTGCCAAAATACTGTGTTTCAAAAAGGATTCTGACTTTTTGGgatcccatggtctatagcccaccagattcgtctgtccatgggatttatcaggcaagaatactggagtggcttgccattcccttctccagggaatcttccagacccagggatagaacccaagtctctcacattgcaggaagattctttaccatctgagccaccagtgaagcccattaAGGTTACATGAGCTCTTAGGGTGGAACACTCATCCAATAGGTTTAGTGTCTTCATGAAGCGAAACACCAGAGAATtctctctgtgtatctgtgtctttttctctatctctcttccccacctcccaccctgtgTGGGGACTCATGGAGAAGCCAGCCTGGGAAGAAAGAGTCCTTACCAGAACCTCAccttgctggcaccctgatcttggacttctagcccccagactgtgaggaaataaatttctgtagttTATTCCTCAGAGTCTATTGTATTCTTTTATGGCATTCCTAGCTGACAAAtgcaaaatcatttattttgcttatttaaaaaagaaaatgaacgaAGGGAAACTGAAAAATTTATTGCACTTCTTAGGAAACTGAGATTTCACAAAACTGATCCTTTCTTCAATTTCCACATCTTATGAACTGACAGCTTCTTTGGCTGAGAGTGTGTGCTTTTGCAGCCCTCTTGTTTAAAGGATAGTATAGCCCCATCACTTAGGTGAAGTTTCCTTctgggaacctggagggctacagcccaagggatagcaagagttggacacgatttagccaCTAAAGCACCACTATCATAGTACTTACAAACTTGTTGATCATTACTAAGGAAAAGTTATGGAAGTCGTGGGACAGCTGGACAGCATCGATAAACAAGTCTGTAAGGGATCTCAGGGAGATGGCAAACACGTCAGGGCCGCAGGACGGGCATGGGTTGCCTTGGCACAGGAGCAGATTTGCCATGACCAGAAGCAGCAGAAGGCAGGACCCTGTTTAAATAAAACCATGAGCCATTCTGAGATGATCTAGATACTCAGGTGACTAGATTATCAAATCCATGACTAGGTTATCCAATCCATCCTGTGGAAGGAAGCCATGTCTTTCCCTGTTGCTGTGAGCAGGACTTGTTGCTGTAGAAGCTGGGGTGGGATAGAAGGAGCGCCTTCTGTGTAAATTTACATGGATGATGATATTTGCACAGATAGATAGTTGGAGAAGTAGGTTACTCCCTGTATTTTTGAATTGCTCCCAGAGGTACTTCTGTGCTCTGCAAACATTTGGAACTAAATCTGAGCCAGAGTGTTTGGGCTATTCTTTTAAGACAGTTTAATGTTGGGACTCTCCAGACTCTGAGCAGTGAGGCCCTCTAGGAGTTTGAAATTTTTTTACTCTACATTGACTAATACTTGAATTTTAGACACTGAAATGACAAGAAAAGTACAGTTTATCTGTGTGgtataccatcacattggggtaAGAGTAAACATGTGACTGATTGATGACTATTATTGAGTACAGAGAGAATACTAAGAGAAAAAGGATACTGTACCTTGGATCTGCTCACTCacctttgtaaccccatgcatGTCTTTGATACTTTCCCAAAAgctttaaaacatcttaaaatttgtgtttcacaGGAACCCTGTGAGATAGCCTTAATCTTCACTATGATCATCAAGTTATGCTAATGAAGATGTGATGAATTAGAGAGGGCAAGTAGTTTTCCCCAGGTCCCATTATTAGCAGATGCAGGTGACTGGGCACCAATACACTCATCTGTTTACTTCCTGATGTCACATCACACATGCTTGTGGGCTCTCAGTCAGCATGTGTGTAACCAGGACCACATCAGGAGCTGTGATGACTCTCcttaaagaggaaaatattttgtctttgactGTGAAACAGCAGTGACCCTAGAACATTGGTTTATCCACTTGTTCTGCTCTGTCTATAAAACACTCACTGTTACAGTCTCTGACAATTATCAGTGTGGGGGCCTGGTTCTGCTCGCTAGCCTTTCTTCTAGGCACCTTGACAGCTCTTCTACTTTTATGCATCTTTAATCCTCTcattacttttgtttctttgagtAAACAGCAAATAAATCTCCAAATGGTAATACAAGAATATTACCCGGTCAGCACCCAAGACAATGTCATTGGCTTTGCAAACAAGGCCTGCAACTTCCTGACTTTGACTTTTTAGGGACAAAATTTACCTGACTGGTCGGGAGTATATCCTGACAACCCACGGAGCTTAGGTTTAGAACCGTCTCCAAGCATCTCCTCTTTGACATTAGAACTAGACCTTCATGCTTCCGTGATGTATtgtaatatttcagaaattattcATGGCCCTACCTTTGGCCAACAGAAGCATAAAATCATAGACTCTTGCATGCATgattttaatattacttttcaTGTCTGTCCTTTGTAAGTAAGCAGAATTTAAGACTGAAGTGAGCAACAATTTAGTTTCTACATGAGAACTGATAATATAGAGATTTTATCCTCCTGAGTAAGATCTGAACAtcattctttttccaatttaCAGGAAGAGTGGTAATTTAATTAAGGATAAGATATCAGCATTTATAAGGTTTTCTCTGCCTTTAGTTATTTTAAAGGGGAATGGTATCTAAGAATAAAATGGTTATTTAAAATTAGGTGatgaattctggtttcctcggtgtgtatgcccagcagtgggattgaaagagacacatgtaccccaatgttcatcgcagcactgttttttaatagccaggacatggaaacaacctagatgtccatcagcagatgaatggataagaaacctgtggtacctatacacaatggagtataactcagccattaaaaagaatacatttgaatcagttctgatgagatggatgaaactggagctgattatacagagtgaagtaagccagaaagaaaaacaccaatatagtatactaacacatatatatggaatttcgaaagatggcagtgatgaccctgTATCTGTgtcaaaaaagacacagatgtgtatagtggacttttggactcagtgggagagggagagggtgggatgatttgggagaatggcattgaaacatgtatactatcatgtaagaatcgaatcaccagtctatgtccgatgcaggatacagcaagcttggggctggtgcatggggatgacccagagggatgttgtggggagggaagtgggaggggcattcatgtttgggatcgcatgtacacccatggtggattcatgtcaatgcatggcaaaacaaatatagtattataaagtaaaaataaaaagttaaaaaaaaaagaataaatgtaaaaaaaaaataataataggttttaaaatttaaaaattaaaatttaaaaaaaaagcaaaggaaaaaaaaaaggaaaactccacagaattgCAAAAGTCCAACGTAGAGGCAgatgtttataacaacaataaaaaatgcgactgagggggaaaaaaagctcaaaaatttaattagatttcataatagcaataaaatagacaa from Ovis canadensis isolate MfBH-ARS-UI-01 breed Bighorn chromosome 20, ARS-UI_OviCan_v2, whole genome shotgun sequence includes:
- the LOC138425093 gene encoding placental prolactin-related protein 1-like isoform X2 translates to MAPAPSFRRYQWTYNPVRGSCLLLLLVMANLLLCQGNPCPSCGPDVFAISLRSLTDLFIDAVQLSHDFHNFSLVMINKFDEKYAQGKLYYINVTNTCHTNSFHFPEERDKVNQENNENITKWTLVLLYSWNNPLYHLVTELKSMKELLEDFLSTTMKIESMSEKLQALIESHFSKIVLPVLNMMHNASSTWSGLPSLTSSDEDRRHSELYNLFYCLHRDLHKVDMYIKFLGCRARKMC
- the LOC138425093 gene encoding placental prolactin-related protein 1-like isoform X1, with the translated sequence MAPAPSFHGHQWTYNPVRGSCLLLLLVMANLLLCQGNPCPSCGPDVFAISLRSLTDLFIDAVQLSHDFHNFSLVMINKFDEKYAQGKLYYINVTNTCHTNSFHFPEERDKVNQENNENITKWTLVLLYSWNNPLYHLVTELKSMKELLEDFLSTTMKIESMSEKLQALIESHFSKIVLPVLNMMHNASSTWSGLPSLTSSDEDRRHSELYNLFYCLHRDLHKVDMYIKFLGCRARKMC